A region from the Parabacteroides sp. FAFU027 genome encodes:
- a CDS encoding dihydrodipicolinate synthase family protein, which translates to MQKRFSGVVVPMITPLKPDFTVDTEAVKVIMKRFAAHGIHPLVLGTTGESSSIDEKESLRFVEAAVAAKGVGQCVYAGLVGNQVSDLIERGNKFIELGADVVVATLPCYYILTPEQMTAFYIQLANNVKGPVMVYNIKATTQMSIPLDVVKTLSNHPNIWGLKDSERDADRMKECIEAYKDRADFAYFCGWGAQSYGSLEAGADGVVPSTGNIVPELYGKLYEAALQGDWAKTKHYQDLTDEVAVIYQKDRTLGQSLAALKVMMDGEGICGTAMMPPLTELPAEDVKAVLTRFAEWKSKLA; encoded by the coding sequence ATGCAAAAACGTTTTTCAGGCGTTGTGGTGCCAATGATTACTCCACTCAAACCGGATTTTACTGTAGATACTGAAGCGGTAAAAGTTATCATGAAAAGATTTGCCGCTCATGGAATACACCCGCTGGTGCTGGGTACAACGGGTGAGAGCTCTTCCATCGACGAAAAAGAGAGCCTCCGTTTTGTGGAAGCTGCCGTTGCCGCTAAAGGTGTGGGCCAGTGCGTCTATGCCGGATTGGTAGGTAATCAGGTTTCGGATTTGATTGAGCGTGGCAATAAGTTCATTGAATTGGGCGCCGATGTAGTGGTGGCTACTTTACCTTGTTATTATATCCTGACTCCTGAGCAAATGACTGCTTTCTACATTCAACTTGCCAATAACGTAAAAGGTCCTGTGATGGTGTATAACATTAAAGCGACCACCCAGATGTCTATTCCATTGGATGTGGTAAAAACATTGAGCAATCACCCGAACATCTGGGGACTGAAAGACTCAGAGCGCGATGCTGACCGCATGAAAGAGTGTATTGAAGCTTATAAAGACCGTGCTGATTTTGCTTACTTCTGTGGTTGGGGTGCTCAGAGCTATGGTAGCCTCGAGGCGGGAGCTGACGGAGTGGTGCCAAGTACCGGAAACATTGTTCCTGAGTTATACGGAAAATTATATGAAGCCGCACTTCAGGGAGACTGGGCTAAAACCAAACATTATCAAGACTTAACCGATGAAGTGGCGGTTATCTATCAGAAAGACCGCACGCTGGGACAGTCACTGGCTGCGCTAAAGGTAATGATGGATGGCGAAGGCATTTGCGGAACTGCCATGATGCCGCCTTTGACCGAACTTCCGGCTGAAGATGTAAAAGCTGTTTTAACCCGCTTCGCAGAATGGAAGAGCAAATTGGCCTGA
- a CDS encoding zinc ribbon domain-containing protein YjdM, with amino-acid sequence MSEFPSCPKCNMDNTYFDGVMNVCPDCGYEWTGSEEEATQDDVAKDSNGAVLQDGDAVTVIKDLKVRGSSMVIKRGTKVKSIRLTENPEEVDCKIDGSSIVLKTCFLKK; translated from the coding sequence ATGAGTGAATTTCCAAGCTGTCCGAAGTGTAATATGGACAACACTTACTTTGATGGGGTAATGAATGTATGTCCCGATTGCGGATACGAATGGACAGGTAGCGAAGAAGAGGCTACGCAGGATGATGTAGCTAAAGACAGTAATGGTGCGGTATTGCAGGATGGCGATGCGGTAACCGTGATCAAAGATTTGAAAGTAAGAGGATCATCAATGGTAATCAAACGCGGTACAAAAGTAAAAAGCATCCGTCTGACCGAAAATCCTGAAGAAGTAGATTGCAAAATCGATGGCAGCAGCATCGTTTTGAAAACCTGCTTCCTGAAAAAATAA
- a CDS encoding lactate utilization protein C, with amino-acid sequence MSSKESILQRIRQNKPDASPLPEFGLFDGKPRDLIAEFKENLQFVGGLAIELMPGEEINTHIEANYPDLEKICSLVEGVSRANINASSITDPHLLNDIELAIVPGEFGVAENGAVWISEKSVLHRVLPFIVQHLVIVLDKSKLVWNMHQAYQQDELHNVGGFGLFLSGPSKTADIEQSLVIGAHGSRSLIVLLV; translated from the coding sequence ATGAGTAGTAAAGAATCTATATTACAGCGTATCCGGCAGAATAAACCTGATGCCTCACCACTTCCCGAGTTCGGATTGTTTGACGGGAAGCCTCGTGATCTGATTGCCGAATTTAAGGAGAATCTGCAATTTGTGGGTGGATTGGCTATCGAGCTGATGCCGGGTGAGGAGATTAATACACACATTGAGGCGAATTATCCTGATCTGGAAAAAATCTGCTCGTTGGTAGAAGGTGTCAGTCGGGCTAATATCAATGCCTCTTCCATAACAGACCCTCACCTCCTGAACGATATTGAGCTGGCTATTGTGCCGGGTGAATTCGGAGTAGCAGAAAACGGAGCTGTCTGGATTTCCGAAAAGTCGGTGTTACATCGTGTATTACCCTTTATAGTCCAGCATCTGGTTATTGTGCTGGATAAATCAAAACTAGTATGGAATATGCACCAGGCTTATCAGCAGGATGAGTTGCATAACGTTGGAGGATTCGGACTTTTTCTTTCCGGTCCTTCTAAGACAGCAGATATCGAGCAAAGTCTGGTGATCGGGGCGCACGGTAGCCGCAGTCTGATTGTTTTACTGGTATAA
- a CDS encoding lactate utilization protein B, with the protein MMSEHANKASAFIRDEGRTDWHDQALWFVRKKRDIQTKKVDEWETLREIASGIKANVLANLDTYLLQFEENALKNGAQVHWAKDAAEHNEIILNILRSKGVKKMVKSKSMLTEECHLNPYLIENGIEVVDTDLGERIVQLRNEPPSHIVLPAIHLKKEDVGETFYQYLHSEKGASDPKYLTEVARKHLREKFLAADAALTGVNFAVADTGGFTVCTNEGNADLGAHLAPIHIASMGIEKLIPKQEHLGVFLRMLARNATGQPITSFSSHFIKPREGQELHVVIVDNKRSEQLGRADFRKSLYCIRCGACLNTCPVYRRSGGHSYSYIIPGPIGSILSPGVDLKKHSAMPFASTLCGSCSDVCPVKIDIHHQLYKWRQIVAEQGDFPAVKKISMKMMGFLFAHPSLYRITGKMGRVAVKIMPRFLLYSKLNAWGIKREVPQAPPQSFREWYLSQEKYKHK; encoded by the coding sequence ATCATGTCAGAACATGCCAATAAAGCATCTGCATTTATCCGGGATGAAGGCCGCACTGACTGGCACGACCAGGCGCTGTGGTTTGTCCGCAAGAAACGGGATATCCAGACCAAAAAGGTGGATGAATGGGAAACCCTGCGGGAAATAGCGTCCGGTATCAAGGCCAATGTACTGGCCAACCTCGATACATACCTGCTCCAGTTTGAAGAAAATGCATTAAAGAACGGCGCACAAGTCCATTGGGCTAAAGATGCTGCCGAACACAACGAAATCATTCTCAATATTCTCCGTTCTAAAGGAGTAAAGAAAATGGTGAAGAGCAAATCGATGCTCACTGAAGAGTGCCATTTGAATCCCTACCTTATAGAAAATGGCATTGAAGTGGTTGATACAGATTTGGGCGAACGCATCGTCCAATTGCGCAATGAGCCACCCAGCCACATCGTTCTTCCGGCCATTCACCTCAAAAAAGAGGATGTGGGCGAAACATTTTATCAATATCTCCATTCAGAAAAAGGAGCAAGTGACCCCAAATACCTGACTGAAGTAGCCCGCAAGCATCTCCGTGAAAAGTTCCTTGCTGCCGATGCCGCTTTGACCGGAGTAAACTTTGCTGTGGCAGATACCGGAGGATTTACAGTTTGTACCAATGAAGGCAATGCCGACTTAGGCGCTCATCTGGCTCCGATACATATTGCCAGCATGGGGATTGAAAAGCTGATTCCGAAACAGGAGCATTTGGGCGTATTCCTACGCATGTTGGCAAGAAATGCTACAGGACAGCCTATCACCTCCTTCTCTTCTCATTTTATCAAACCGCGTGAAGGTCAGGAACTGCATGTCGTCATTGTCGATAACAAACGTAGCGAACAGCTGGGACGTGCCGATTTTCGCAAATCGCTCTATTGCATCCGTTGCGGAGCATGCCTCAATACCTGTCCGGTTTATCGTCGCAGTGGCGGACACAGCTATAGTTACATAATACCGGGACCTATCGGCTCGATACTCTCTCCGGGTGTCGATCTTAAGAAACACTCCGCTATGCCATTTGCGTCTACGCTTTGCGGATCGTGTTCCGATGTCTGTCCGGTGAAGATTGACATCCACCACCAGCTCTATAAATGGCGGCAGATCGTGGCTGAACAGGGTGATTTTCCTGCGGTGAAGAAAATTTCGATGAAGATGATGGGATTTCTTTTTGCTCATCCGTCACTTTATCGCATAACCGGTAAGATGGGGCGGGTAGCGGTGAAGATTATGCCCCGCTTCCTCCTGTACAGCAAGCTCAATGCCTGGGGAATCAAGCGGGAAGTACCGCAGGCTCCGCCTCAAAGTTTCCGCGAATGGTACTTGTCACAGGAAAAGTATAAACACAAATGA
- a CDS encoding (Fe-S)-binding protein encodes MKVGLFIPCYIDQFYPQVGIATLQLLEKLGCDVGFPTNQTCCGQPMGNSGCEKDSAKTAQLFVENFKDYDYIVGPTASCVGYVKEHYNIIEQTVAVSHVRRHIYDLSEFLLDVLKIEKLDVSFPYKVGLHQSCHGLREMRLGASSELNVTYFSKQRQLLEMVNGLEFIELDRTDECCGFGGTFCVSEEAVSAKMGKDRVADHQRNGAQVITGGDVSCLMHLEGVIRRQGTGIKVLHLAEIFNGATI; translated from the coding sequence ATGAAAGTCGGATTATTTATTCCCTGCTATATCGACCAGTTTTATCCGCAGGTGGGCATTGCGACCCTGCAACTCCTCGAAAAACTGGGTTGTGACGTCGGATTTCCAACAAACCAGACCTGCTGTGGGCAACCCATGGGCAATTCCGGTTGCGAAAAGGACAGCGCTAAAACGGCACAGCTCTTTGTCGAAAATTTCAAAGATTACGATTATATTGTCGGCCCTACAGCCAGTTGCGTCGGGTACGTCAAAGAACACTACAATATCATTGAGCAAACCGTTGCTGTAAGTCATGTGCGCAGGCATATCTATGATTTAAGCGAATTTCTGCTGGATGTCCTGAAGATTGAAAAGCTGGATGTCTCTTTTCCCTATAAAGTAGGATTGCACCAAAGTTGTCACGGTCTGCGTGAGATGAGATTAGGCGCTTCATCCGAATTGAATGTAACCTATTTTTCCAAACAACGCCAATTGCTGGAAATGGTCAATGGACTGGAGTTTATTGAATTAGACCGTACGGATGAATGTTGCGGCTTCGGAGGTACCTTTTGTGTTTCCGAGGAGGCTGTTTCGGCCAAGATGGGAAAAGACCGCGTGGCTGACCATCAGCGAAACGGAGCGCAGGTCATTACAGGTGGAGATGTCTCTTGCCTGATGCATCTGGAGGGAGTTATACGCAGGCAGGGGACGGGGATAAAGGTTCTTCACCTAGCTGAAATTTTCAATGGAGCTACTATCTAA